A genomic window from Nicotiana sylvestris chromosome 11, ASM39365v2, whole genome shotgun sequence includes:
- the LOC104228064 gene encoding transcription factor JUNGBRUNNEN 1, with amino-acid sequence MEVENLSSIVRISNYTEEEEDVILPGFRFHPTDEELVGFYLRRKVEKRPITIELIKQIDIYKYDPWDLPKSSNMGDKEWYFFCKRGRKYRNSIRPNRVTGSGFWKATGIDRPIYSTVGEGRRHECIGLKKSLVYYRGSAGKGTKTDWMMHEFRLPAENDKSTKHIEAKSIAQEAEVWTLCRIFKRNGSYRKCLPEWRSVAAAKRHQIDTSSKTCSADSSDYIISFGAPVMRPHNNIAETRPFSGHVHDISNNSQLLMGQLSSVRQAPSVSHTLAPDMNELLKHGDWDELRSFLDLAVDPFFDFVK; translated from the exons aTGGAAGTGGAAAACTTGAGTAGCATAGTTAGAATTAGTAATTACACAGAAGAAGAGGAGGACGTTATACTTCCAGGGTTCAGATTCCATCCAACAGATGAAGAACTTGTAGGGTTTTATCTTCGGAGGAAAGTTGAGAAAAGGCCCATCACCATTGAACTCATCAAACAGATTGACATCTACAAATATGACCCTTGGGATCTTCCTA AGTCTAGCAACATGGGAGACAAGGAATGGTACTTCTTTTGTAAAAGGGGCAGAAAGTATAGAAATAGTATTAGACCAAACAGGGTGACAGGTTCTGGATTCTGGAAGGCTACTGGTATTGACAGACCTATTTATTCTACTGTTGGAGAAGGCCGTCGTCATGAATGTATTGGGCTGAAGAAGTCATTGGTTTACTACCGTGGGAGTGCAGGAAAAGGCACCAAAACTGATTGGATGATGCACGAGTTTCGACTTCCTGCCGAAAATGATAAATCCACAAAACATATTGAAGCTAAAAGCATTGCTCAAGAAGCT GAAGTTTGGACGCTCTGCAGAATCTTTAAGCGAAATGGGTCATATAGGAAGTGCCTGCCGGAATGGAGATCTGTAGCAGCAGCAAAGCGACACCAAATTGATACAAGTTCAAAAACATGCAGCGCCGATTCTTCAGATTATATAATTAGCTTTGGTGCTCCAGTTATGAGACCGCACAATAATATCGCTGAGACCAGACCCTTTAGCGGTCATGTTCATGACATATCAAATAATAGCCAGCTGCTTATGGGTCAATTAAGTTCAGTGCGTCAAGCACCTTCAGTGTCCCACACATTAGCTCCGGACATGAATGAGTTGTTAAAGCATGGAGATTGGGATGAACTTAGATCTTTTCTAGATCTTGCCGTTGATCCGTTCTTTGACTTTGTAAAGTAA